The Prevotella sp. E2-28 genome includes the window TGTCTGCATTGCCATTAGTATTAGCATGTGCATTGATTGGTGAGGAATTTCCCTCTTGGAAACGATCCTTCATCGGAACATAGTAGGGATTGACAATCGTCTGCCCGTTGATATACCAGGCAGAGACGCACAGCAGTGTATGAATACTGGTGCGGTTGTTCTGCGTAGTTGAGATAATCCCCAACTCGTTCATTGTGTCGAGAACTCTGGAAACGGTCTTGCGGTCACACTTCCACAGACGGGATAGTTCAACCTCAGACATGACAAGTTGGCCAACATTGAGGTTAGCGGAAAAGCCCTTCTTCTCATAGGTGCGGTTCTCAGTTGATGCCAATTCAACGAGTGACATCAGGGCTTTCATGCGGTCGATGCCGTACTTGCTTGTTGCAAGGAATCTCGCCTGACTCTCAGACAGGACGAGACAATAGAAAGTTTCTGTTTTCATGTTTATGTTATTTTCCATTTACTCAGCTATGTTTTGAATACTTACTCTGCTGTTCACCTGAACAGGATACTGGTTCCTGTACTTTGTCCTCATCGTACATGACAGACATTACGCGGTTCTTCCTTATCCATTCCAAAATGTCAGCTTTCTCGAAGTAGATCATCTTGCCGTTTGGCCGATAGAAAGGGATGCTCCTGTCGGATGTCATTTTGTAGAGTGAACTGCGGGCTATGTCCATGAAGTTGGCTGCCTCTTCCACTGATAATACTTCCTTGGCATTGTCAAGGATATCCTCCACAGCGTCTATGCGTTTCTGGAGTTCTTCAATCTGCCTTTGAAGGCGGTTGTCCTTTCGGACCTTTTTTTGTTGTACCATAATATGTCTAATTTAGTTTATAATTTCTTTTGTGGCTGTCGGATGGCTACAGCCAACCTTATTTCGATTTGTTACAAATCGGAAAACCGGGCACAAAGGTATATCAAAGCTTTTAGATAGGGGGGCTGTGATAATTTTAATTTGTTTTTTAACATTATCCAAAACGTTACGAGGACAAAATGAACTTGTGGGCATTGGCAGTGGTGTCTTCATCCAAAGAATCCACTTTCCATTACCATCAATCATAGTTATCATCTGACTATTCCATGCTTCAAAATCAAAGACCATATGTAAAATAGTACCAACCACATTATTATATATAAGGACACCTGCTGACATCAGGTTGAGGATGCAGTCTTTAATCTTGTCGGAGGCTCCACAAACGTTAAATTTTAAAATATAATTTTCTCATACGGCCAGTCTCGTCCAGATGTGTTACCTTTGCCGCCAAATTAATAAATCAATACAAAAATTATACAGACAATGGAAGTTATATCAATTGAACGCAGCACCTACGAGGAGCTGCTGACAAGCTTCAACAGCTTCGTCGCACAGATGAAGGGGATGGCCAGCAGAGGCAACGACAAAAAGTTGGACGATTGGCTTGACAATCAGGACGTGTGCCAGATACTGAACATCAGTCCGAGAACATTACAGACGCTCCGTGACAACGGGACCTTGGCCTTCTCCCAAATCAACCACAAGGTTTACTACAAGCCGGAGGACGTGAAGAAGATTCTCACCGTAGTAGAGGACAGGAAGAAATCTCAGTGTATGAACTTAAAGCGCAGTGCCTATGAACGAACTGATCATGCCGCATAATGTGGGAGTGAAGAATGTGATGGAAAGCATGAAAGAGTTGCTTGCACTTTACAAGAACGTTACTGGCAATTGTCGTCCAATGCTTGACGGAGAGCGTTACCTCACAGACAAGGAGGTGTCTGAAATCCTGAAGGTCAGCCGACGGACACTACAAGAGTATCGTAATGAGGGAATTTTGCCATACATCCCTCTTGGCGGAAAAATCCTCTACCGCGAGAGCGACCTGGAAGAACTTTTGGAGAGGCACTATCACCCTGCTTATCGCACGATGGATAAGTAGTGATTTCTTTCCAAGGTTGAATTAATGCAGAAAGACGGGAGCCTGAGACCATTTAGTACTTCCGTCTTTCTGTTTTATTGGAATGACACTGGCCGTAATCAAGATTTATCTGCAATATTATAAGGTGTTTCTATGAATCTCTTTTCGGAGTCTTCAAAACATTCGTCAAGACTGTCTGCTAACTTCTGCATATCCTCACGCTGTTTTTGCATGGTGATTTCTGCGTATATCTGAGTTGTCTCAATATGGGTATGTCCCAACATCTTGCTAATGCTCTCTATAGGAACATTATTGCTCAGACAAACTTGGGTAGCAAAAGTATGGCGGGCATCGTAGTATCGCAAATGCTGGTTGAAGTTACCTTGTTTCTCAATCATCTTGAGTGTCTTACAAATGCAGGTTGTCGTCGGAACAAAGAACACGTGCCCGTCCTTGCCTTCGCCCTTGTATTTCTCAATGATACGCCGTGGAATGTCAAGCAGAGGAATGACACAATCCGTATCAGTCTTTTGACGGGCGATGTGAATCCATTGGCTTCCGTCTTTGTTCGTCTTGATGTCACTCTCTTTGAGATTGGCGAGGTCAGCCCTGCCAATGCCGGTGAAGCAGCTGAACACAAAAAGGTCTCTTGTATGGCAGAGACGGTAGGTGTTCAGTTCAAGTGCCATCATCTTATGAAGGTTCTCCATCGTCAGATAGTGGTGGTTGGATTTCACTTTGTGGTATTTGAATCCTGCAAACGGGTCTCTGCGAATAATCTTTTTCTTGATTGCCTGACGTACTATCAGATGCAGCCTTGCAATAAAACCATTGACTGTACTTGGCACCATGCGCAGTGTCGTTGACAGATAGAAATCGAAATCTACCATGAACTGATAATCCAGTTCTTTGACGGAGATGTCATCCCTATCGTATTTGATGACAATAAAGTCGCGGAGGATGGGGAGTGTACGTTTAAACTTCTGAAATGAGGCAGTACATCGGTCTATCCCTATGCGTTTCTTATATTCGTCATTGTAGTCTGCCAAGAGTTCGAGCAGACCGTCTTTCTGTGAGTCCGTATCAAGGATGGCATTCTTTATGACTTCAGCAGAAACATAACCAATACCCGCAAGATTCCGCTTATATGCCTCTTCCCCCTTTGCCATTAGGTCGTCGAGTTGCGTATTCAAACGCTTGATGTCCATCTTCTCCTCTGGTGTTAGGACTTCCAGTATTTTCCCAGAAGCGAAAGCTCTGCCTGTAGAGGGATTCCAAAGACATGGGTCAATCTCATAGCTCGTTGAATACTGGCACGCCTTTCCGTCGATGGTGATTCTGCCCATAATCGGACAATTGCCGTTCTTTTTCATCTTCTGACGGTTGATGTAAAAAAGTTGCTTGAATGTACTACGCATATTCTATCCTCCTATAGTTCAATGACAGACTTCTTTTTCTTTCCCAATCTTGGCTTCTGATGGCGCTGGCTGTAGTCACGCAATATCCGCGATGGTGGAAGCTCGATTCCCGCAAGAGAGAAATTCTTGTCGATACAACTGCCCAACGATCGTACATCATCAGCAATCTTTCTTTCTGTTACCTTTGCATAGTGCTGGGTAATGTTTATACTGCAATGTCCCATGATTTTGCTGACAGTCTCGATAGGGATGCCATTCCCTAAGCAGATTGTTGTACCGAATGTATGCCGGGCCTGATGATACGAGAAGTAATGACCAAGTTTGCATTTATCTGCAATGGTCTTCAGATGTAAACGTATGGTTGTGTAGGACGGCATAGGGAAAATGTGTCCGTCTTTGTCAATACCCTTATATTTGTCGATAAGAGTTATGGGAATATCCGTTAGCCTCACATTCTCGGGAGTACCAGTCTTATGGCGTTTTAACTGAAGCCAGATAGTTTCATCTGCTTGTTTTACGATGTTGGAGTCTGTAAGCATACGCATGTCGCAATAGCATACACCTGTAAGGGCAGAGAATACGAACAAATCTCTAGCAAGAATATCACTGGGATGGTCAAGTTCCACCGTCATCACTTTCTTCAACTCATCCATCTCCAGATAGCGCTTCGTCTGCTTGGGACGTTCTGATTTGAAGCCCTTGAATGGATTTGACGGGACAAGTCCACGGCAAGTAGCCATATTCATCAGTTTCTTCAGCACTTTCAGATAGGCTATTCTTGTTGCTGGCTTGTACTTGCACTCAATTTTCAGATAAAGGTCATACTTTTCTATGAACATCATATCCAACTGCTTGAGAGGTACGTCTGAAACTTTCTTCTTGCTGTGAATGTACTTTTCAAGCCCCCGATAGACTTTGTCGTAGATGAGGTAGGTGTTTTGGGTACGGTTCACACCGACACATAGAGCCAGTTCCTCATTATGCGATTTGAAAAGTTTGAGCAGTGTCATCTGTACAGCCGCTATTCCCTGAAAGGCATTCTTCAGGTCTTCGGCTGAGAACTTCTGCCCATCTTCCAGAAATTCATTAAACCGATAACGGAGCAATAACAGTAGCTTTTCTATTTCCCTGTTGGTTGATGTTGCTACCTTGCTCTTACCCGTACAACGTTGAGAAGTGGCATTCCAGATTTTGGAATCCACTTTCATCTTGCACGAGAACTGTGCCGTTGAGTTGTAACGTCCCTTGATGGAAATCCTTCCCATCAGCGGACACATGTCCTTTTCGCTTTGCTCGTTTCTTTTGAGGTAGAGCAGCACCTTCATTTCTGTTTTCATACTCGTCAATTTTGAGGTTGCAAAATTACTTTATCTCACTCATATTGACAAATTGAAAACATTGCAGAACGGTGAAGAAGAAACCGCGATAGTTAAACTTTCATAACGCCCGTTTCAGATGTGCCATTCTTCGCAGAATTGCTTGTTTTTGGGTATGTCAGAACACACTTTAATTACCTGCAAAATAGGTAATGACTTGGTAGCGGATTGCTCTCAATGGTCATCAGAGCATTGCTTTTTGCTCTTCTGCGCAAATCGAGGAAGAA containing:
- a CDS encoding helix-turn-helix domain-containing protein, yielding MEVISIERSTYEELLTSFNSFVAQMKGMASRGNDKKLDDWLDNQDVCQILNISPRTLQTLRDNGTLAFSQINHKVYYKPEDVKKILTVVEDRKKSQCMNLKRSAYERTDHAA
- a CDS encoding helix-turn-helix domain-containing protein codes for the protein MVQQKKVRKDNRLQRQIEELQKRIDAVEDILDNAKEVLSVEEAANFMDIARSSLYKMTSDRSIPFYRPNGKMIYFEKADILEWIRKNRVMSVMYDEDKVQEPVSCSGEQQSKYSKHS
- a CDS encoding site-specific integrase codes for the protein MRSTFKQLFYINRQKMKKNGNCPIMGRITIDGKACQYSTSYEIDPCLWNPSTGRAFASGKILEVLTPEEKMDIKRLNTQLDDLMAKGEEAYKRNLAGIGYVSAEVIKNAILDTDSQKDGLLELLADYNDEYKKRIGIDRCTASFQKFKRTLPILRDFIVIKYDRDDISVKELDYQFMVDFDFYLSTTLRMVPSTVNGFIARLHLIVRQAIKKKIIRRDPFAGFKYHKVKSNHHYLTMENLHKMMALELNTYRLCHTRDLFVFSCFTGIGRADLANLKESDIKTNKDGSQWIHIARQKTDTDCVIPLLDIPRRIIEKYKGEGKDGHVFFVPTTTCICKTLKMIEKQGNFNQHLRYYDARHTFATQVCLSNNVPIESISKMLGHTHIETTQIYAEITMQKQREDMQKLADSLDECFEDSEKRFIETPYNIADKS
- a CDS encoding helix-turn-helix domain-containing protein, with the translated sequence MNELIMPHNVGVKNVMESMKELLALYKNVTGNCRPMLDGERYLTDKEVSEILKVSRRTLQEYRNEGILPYIPLGGKILYRESDLEELLERHYHPAYRTMDK
- a CDS encoding site-specific integrase; the encoded protein is MKTEMKVLLYLKRNEQSEKDMCPLMGRISIKGRYNSTAQFSCKMKVDSKIWNATSQRCTGKSKVATSTNREIEKLLLLLRYRFNEFLEDGQKFSAEDLKNAFQGIAAVQMTLLKLFKSHNEELALCVGVNRTQNTYLIYDKVYRGLEKYIHSKKKVSDVPLKQLDMMFIEKYDLYLKIECKYKPATRIAYLKVLKKLMNMATCRGLVPSNPFKGFKSERPKQTKRYLEMDELKKVMTVELDHPSDILARDLFVFSALTGVCYCDMRMLTDSNIVKQADETIWLQLKRHKTGTPENVRLTDIPITLIDKYKGIDKDGHIFPMPSYTTIRLHLKTIADKCKLGHYFSYHQARHTFGTTICLGNGIPIETVSKIMGHCSINITQHYAKVTERKIADDVRSLGSCIDKNFSLAGIELPPSRILRDYSQRHQKPRLGKKKKSVIEL